DNA sequence from the Sphingomonas sp. genome:
CGGCCTCGGCTCGCAGCGTAACCTCGTCCTGGTCAACGGCCGCCGCTACATCTTCTATTCGACCAACCAGGTCACCGATCTCAACACGATTCCGCAGTTCCTGATCGAAAGCGTCGACGTCGTCACCGGCGGCGCCTCGGCGGTCTACGGTTCGGACGCGCTCGCGGGCGTCACCAACTTCCGCCTGCGCCGCGATCTCGACGGCATCCTCATGGGCGGCCAGTACAGCATCACCGAGGAAGGCGACGGCCGCCGCTACAACGCCTATGTGGCGATCGGTTCCCAGTTCGCCGACGGCCGCGGCAACGTCGCGGTGTTCGCCGAATATTACAATCGCGGCCAGATCATGCAGGCCGACCGCGACTTCTCGTTCTTCGCGCTCGGCGACAGCGGCAGCAGCCTGATCCCGCTCGGCTCCGCCGGCGTCCCGCAGGGCCGCTTCGTGGCCGTCGGCCCGGCCTCGGTCGGTGCGGGCACCAATTATGCCGGCTCGGGCGCCTTCTTCGGCACGCCGGGCACCAGCACGCCGTACAACGGCACGACCGACAGCTACAATTACGCTCCGGCCAACTATCTGATGGTCCCGCAGGAGCGCTGGCTGCTCGGCGGCTATGGCGAATATGAGATCGCTCCGGGCATCAACGCCTATGCCGAGATCACCTATGTCAACAACCGCGTTGCCAACGAGCTCGCGGCGACGCCGGTCACTCAGGTCACCGACTTCCAGCTGGCCGCTATCCAGGGCCTGGTCTCGGCCGCCGATTTCGCGCAGCTCCAGACGATCGCGGCGCGGCAGCAGGCGGCGATCGCGGGCGGTTCGCTCGCCTTCGGTCCGGTTGCCGCCGGCACGCTGACGCTTCCGGCGCTCAATCCGGGTTGTACGGACGTCAACGACCCCACCACCTGTCAGGTGGTCCGGCTGCAGGCCAACACCCGCACCACCGGCATCGCGTCGCGCAACGTCACCGACGACCGCAACGCCTTCCGCGTGCTGGCCGGCGTGCGCGGCGATCTGACCGACACGCTGACCTACGACGTCTACTACATGTTCTCGCGCACGCGGAACGCGTCGGTCCAGCTCGGCAACGTGTCGCGCTCGGCCTTCACCCGGCTGGCGGGGAACGGCACCTGCAACGTGTTCGGCGAGAATCAGCTGAGCGAGGACTGCATCCGGCAGATCTCGATCCTGGCGCAGAACGGAACCATCTCGCAGCTGCAGGTGGCGCAGGCCAGCATTTCGGGCCCGCTCTTCACCTTCGGCTCGGCCACCGATCCGGTCGCCTTCGCGGCGGGCGTCGAGTGGCGGTCGATGGGCGCCGAGTTCATCCCCGACACGGCTCTGTCGTCGGGCGACGTGGTCGGCTTCAACGCCGGCCAGCCGACCGCGGGCAGCTATGACGCCAAGGAAGCATTCCTGGAGCTTCGCATCCCGATCGTCCAGGACGGCTTCATCCACCGGTTCGAGCTGAGCGGCGCGGTCCGTTACTCGGATTATTCGCTCGCCAATGTCGGCGGCGTGTGGGCCTATGCGGCCGGCGCCGAGTTCGCTCCGGTCCGCGACATCACCTTCCGCGGCCAGTATCAGCGCGCCATTCGCGCGCCGAACGTCGGCGAGCTGTTCGGCGGTCGTTCGGTCGGCTTCCCGCCGGCGACCGATCCGTGCGCCGGCGCGGCGGCCATCCCTGCGGGCCCGCTGCGTGATACCTGCATCGCCACCGGCGTTCCGGCCTCGGCGCTGGGCACCGGTCTGATCCTTCAGCCCAACGCCCAGATCCAGGGAGCGTTCGGCGGCAACCCGAACCTGCAGGAAGAGGTGGGTGACACCTGGACGGCGGGCGTCGTGCTGCGGCCGAGCTTCATTCCGCGCCTCAACATCACGGTCGACTGGTACGACATCCGTATCCAAAACTCGATCGCGGCGGCCGGCGGCGGCGTGAACAACATTCTGAATCTCTGCTACAACGTGATTCAGAACGCGAGCAGCGGCATTTGCGGCCTTATCAGCCGCGATCCGCTCGGCGTCATTTCCGGGCCGCCCTTCGTGGTGACCGCGACGCTGGCCAACCTGTCCGAGTTCAACACCGAGGGCATCGACTTCCAGATCGACTACAGCCTCCCGATCAACACGAGCCTGTGGGGTTCCGGCACTTCGCGGCTGAGCTTCTTCCTTCTGGGCAATTATTCCTGGAACAACAGCTTCACGCCGCTTGTCGATCTGCCGGACGATGTGGTCGAATGCGCCGGCTTCTTCGGCCTGAGCTGCGGCAATCCGACGCCGACCTGGAAGTGGTCGAGCCGCCTGTCGTGGATGGACGGTCCGATGACCACCAGCCTGCGCTGGCGGCATGTCGGGGCGGTTGACGACGACAATCCCGGCACGGTCTTCGTCGTCGATCGGATCGGCAGCTACGACCTGTTCGACCTGTCCTTCGGCTTCAACGTGAACGACAACCTCACGCTGAACCTGGGCGTCAACAACCTGTTCGACAAGTCGCCGCCGATCATCGGCAACAACCAGGAGCAGGCCAACACCTATCCCGGCGTCTATGACGTGATCGGACGGGACTTCTTCGTCTCCGCGAGCCTGCGCTTCTAAGCGGGTGATCGAAACCCGGTTCGACGAATGGTTCGGGGCGGCCCCCTAGCCCGCTCCGGACAATTCGGAAGAGAACCAAATTTGGGCCGGGAGCGCGTGTCGCTCCCGGCCCTTTCTTTTCGGGCGTTCGGCAAAGGTATCGGCCGAAGCGGCTTGCGTCGCTCGCGCCGCCTGCCGTAAGCCTGCGCCGCCGCGCCGCGGTTTCAGCAATCTCCAAGGTGGCGTCCCTTGCTCAGCCTGCAATTCATTCGCGACAACCCCGATGCGGTCCGCACCGCGATCGCGCAGAAGAATGTCGCGATCGATCTCGACGCACTGCTCGCCCTCGACGGCGAGGTGCGTGGCCTCAAGACGCGCGTCGACACACTGCGAGCCGAGCGCAATGCGATCAGCGACGGCTTCAAGAGCGCCGCGCCGGAGGACCGCCCCGCACTGGGCGCCAAGGCCAAGGCGATCGGCGGGGAGATCGGCGTCGTCGAGGGCGAGCTGGACGGCAGGCAGGCCGATCTCGACGCGCTAATGCTGCGCGTGCCCAATATCCCGTGGAGCGGCGCGCCGGTCGGGCCGGACGAGAGCTTCAATGTCGTCGTCCGGCAGGAAGGGACGATCCCGCAGTTCGATTTCGAGCCGCTCGATCATGTCGCTTTGATCGAGAAGAACGACTGGGCGGACCTTGCCCGGATCACCCAGGTCGCGGGATCGCGCACCTATTGCCTGAAGGGCCGGCTCGCGATGCTCGAGCAGGCGCTGATGCTGTGGGCGCAGCAGCGGCTTGCCGCCGACGATTTCACATTGATGACCGTGCCGGCGCTTGCCCGGCCCCAGGCCTTCGTCGCCACCGGCCATTTTCCGGGACACGAGGAAGAAGCCTATCACATGCCCGCCGACGATCTCTATCTGGCGGGCACGGGGGAGATCGCGCTGACCAGCTTGCACAGCGGCGAGATCGTCGAGGCCGACAAGCTGCCCATCCTCTATGCCGGCTATTCGCCCTGTTTCCGCCGGGAGGCGGGCAGCGCGGGGCGCGACGTGCGCGGCCTCTTGCGCGTCCATCAATTCTACAAGCTCGAACAATATGTGATCTGCCGCGACGACGACGCGGAAAGCGCGCGCTGGCACCGGCGCCTGCTCGCCAATGCGGAAGGGATGCTGCAGGCGCTCGAAATCCCCTATCAGGTGATCGAGGCATCGACCGGCGACATGGGCAACGGCAAGTTCCGGATGAACGACATCGAATCCTGGGTGCCGAGCCTCGGCAAATATCGCGAGACGCACAGCTGCTCGACCCTGCACGACTGGCAGGCCCGTCGCGCGAATCTACGCTGGCGCGACGAGGAACGGAAAGTCCGCTTCGTCCACACGCTGAACAACACCGCGCTTGCATCGCCGCGTATCCTCGTGCCGCTGCTCGAGAACCACCAGATGGCGGACGGCCGGGTGAAGCTCCCCGCGCCGTTGCGCGAGATCATGGGCGGCGACCATCTCTAGCCCTTCGCGCGACGACAGGGCGCCGCCCGGCTGGATGCGGGCGCGCGAGGCGGCGGCGCTCGCATCGCGCTTCTATCGGGCGTTCGGGAGCCTCGACGAACGCGGCCCGGCCGGAGGCGCGAAGCTGATGGTCATTCCGGGCTTCCTCGCCACCGATCGCACCACTCTGGGGCTGCAACGGGCGCTCGCCTCGGCCGGCTTTCGCGTCGCCGGCTGGGGGATGGGGCTCAATCGCGGCGTGACCGAGGACATCGTCGATCGCATCGCGGCGCGTGTCGAGCGGTTCGGCGCGGGCGAGAAGGTCATCCTCGTCGGCTGGAGTCTCGGGGGCATATATGCCCGCGTCGTCGCGCAGGACCGGCCCGAGCTCGTCGGCAAGGTGGTGACGCTCGGCTCGCCTTTTTCGGGCGACCGCCGCCTCAACAACAATGTCTGGCGGCTCTACGAATGGGTGGCCGGGCATCCCGTGAACAGCCCGCCGATCGACAGGGATCCGCAGTTGAAGCCGCCGGTGCCGACGCTCGCCATCTGGTCACGCCGCGACGGGATCGTCTCTCCGGCCGGCGCGCGGGGCGAAGCGCACCAGCGCGATGCCGAGCTTGAGGTCGCCTGCAGCCATATGGGCTTCGGGGTCAGCGGCCGCGCCTATCCGGCGATCGTGCGGGCGATCCGGGAATTCAGCTGAGAAACGGCGCCGCCACCTCGGGCGGCACGCGCAGCGGCCTGCCGGTCGCCTTGTCGAGGATCGCCCAGGTCGTCCGCGCGCGCACCTGGACCTTGCCGTCGTCGCCGGTGAATTCGACATGCCGGTCGAAGCGCGCACCCTTCGGCGCCTCGCCGACCCAGGTGCGCCCCGTGACACTCTCGCCGGGGCCGAGCGCGCGCAGATAGTCGATCTCGTGCCGGGTCACGACCCAGACATAGGCATCGACATGGGCGGGATCGGCAACCGCCCGCCAGTGCGCCGTCGCCATGTCCTGAATCCAGCGCACCCAGGCGGCGTTGTTGACGTGGCCGAGCTCGTCAATGTCCTCCGGTCCGGCTGTGATCCGCTTCTCGAACGGCGTCATCGCAGTCTCGGCACCCCATCCTCGCCCGCCGTGAACGGCACGCCGGTGCGGCGGAACAGTGCAGCGATCCGGGCGGCCGGGTCGGGCGCGCCGCTTTCCAGCCAATCGCCGATGTCGCGGGCCAGCGCCGGATCGCCGGACGCGCGGGTGAGGGCGGCGAGCCATTCCTGGCGGGTGAGGATGCCCCCTTCCCGGTTGGCGTCGATCAGTCCGCGGATGAAACGGCTGAACGGCCGGCGCGACGCCGCCTCCGCGACGAGGCCGAAGACGGCGCCGCAGGCATAATAAGCGCGATGCTCGTTGCGCTCGGCCGCGCTGCCGATGGCGTTGCGGCCGAGCGCGGCGCAATCGTCCACCGAGCTTTGCAGCGTTTCGCGTCCCGAATAGCCGGGATCGGCCGCCTCGATGGCGCGAACGGCCAGCAGATCGGCCCCGCCCTCCGTGATCCACGCATCCTGGGCACGCTCGTAGCGCACGGCCTGGCCGAGCCAGAAATGCGCCGCCTCGTGGGCGATGAACCAGCGCGCATATTGGCGCACTTCCTCCGTTTCCGTGATGATGCCCTCGCCTTCGAAGGTCATCACGATTAGCCCCCTCAGTACGCTGCCGCCCATGCTTCTGAGGCCCCGGGTCGGGCCTGCCCAACTCACCATCAGCGTCGGCCGCGCCTGGCCGGAAGCGCCCAGTTCGCCGGCATAATGAGCGAGCAAGGCCGGCGTCGTCTGCGCGATCTCGCGCCGTATCCATTCGGGCAGGCCGGGATCGAGCACCGTCGCGATGGCCGGGCTTTCGACCTGCTCTCCCGGTCCGAACAGCACATAGGTGCCGTCGCCGCTACCGGCGACCGTCGCCGCCGCGACACGGCGGCCGGCGTGGAGCACATGGCCGTTGCGGTCGCGCAGCCTGATCCGCGTCGGCGATTCCGGCAGGTTCGCTGCGTTGAGATCGATCGGCAGCCGCGCCGCCGCCGCGGCCGAGGCGACCGGCATGGCTTCGAACTGCTCGGTGAAGACAGCGACGGAGCCGTCGGTGAAAATGAGCGCCGGCTCGTAATCCGCGATGAGATCGCCGGAGAAGGGCGTGAAGCGGATGCGTACCCGCGCCGGCACAGCGCCGCGCTCGGCGACGAGCATGTCATACCAGCCATGCCGCTCCAGCCGCACGCCGGGCGTCTCGACCGTCCAGCTGCGCGGGCGCCAGGGCCGGTTGTCCGCGCGGGCGAGCGCCGAGCGATGGAAGAGCCAGGCCGGCGATGCCCGATCGAAGCGGAACTCGGCGCTCCAGCGGTCGCCGTCGCGCACGACCTCGACTTCGGAGGCGAAGGACGTCCTGCTGTCCGTCCCGGCCGGTTGCGCCGTCGCGCAGCCGGCCAGGATCAGGAGCAGGGCGGCCGCAAACCGGATCATTCCCCGCCGTTCTGGGTCAGGACGAAGGCATAGGCCTCGGCGATCTCGGTCAGCCGCGACCAGCGGCCGGACTGGCCGCCATGGCCGGCGCCCATATTCATCTTCATGAGCTGGAGATTGCCGTCCGTCCGCGTGGCGCGGAGGCGCGCAGCCCATTTGGCCGGCTCCCAATAGGTGACGCGCGGATCGTTGAGGCCCCCGGTGATCAGCAGTGGCGGATAGGCCTGCGCCCGCACATTGTCATAGGGGCTGTAGCTCAGCATGTAGCGGAAGGCGGCGGCGTCCGTGATCGGATTGCCCCATTCGTTCCACTCCCCGGGCGTCAGCGGCAGGGTGTCGTCGAGCATCGTGTTGACCACGTCGACGAACGGCACGTCGGCGACGACGGCGCCCCACAGCTCCGGATCGCTGTTCACGACCGCGCCCATCAGCTCGCCGCCGGCCGAGCCGCCCTGCGCGGCGATGCGACCCGCGCGGGTGTAGTTCGCCGCGATCAGGCCGCGCGCGGCATCGACGAAATCGTTGAACGTGTTGGTCCGCCGATCGAGCTTGCCGTCCAGATACCATTGATAGCCCATATCGTCGCCGCCCCGGATATGGGCGATGGCAAAGGCATAACCGCGGTCGAGCAGGCTGATCCGGTTGGTATTGAAGCCCGGCGGCATGGCGATGCCATAGGCGCCGTAGCCGTACAGGAAGACGCGCCCCTCGCCATTGCGCTGGAAATCGCGGCGATAGACGATCGAGACCGGGATCTGGCGCCCGTCGCGCGCGGGCACCATCAGCCGTTCCGTCGCATATTGCGTGGGATCGTAGCCGGACGGGATCGGCTGGACCTTCAGCACTTCCAGCCGGTTTTCGGCCGGATGATAGTCATAGACCGTGGGCGGCGTCACCATCGAGCTGTAGCCGAGCCGGTAGGCCGCCGGCGCATATTCGGGATTGCCGCCCAGGCCGACCGTATAGCTCGCCTCCGCGAAGGGAATGCGCCGTTCGGCGCCGTCATAGGCGCGCAGGCGGACCTGATCGAGGCCGTTCACCCGTTCGGTGACGACGAGATGGTCGCGGAACGCGGTGATGCCGCGCAGATAGACCTCGTCCGAACCGGCGATCACGCTGCGCCAATCGTCCGGGCGTTCGGGCGTCGCTTCGGCGATGCGGAAATTGACATGATCGTCGTTGGTCAGGATCCACAGCTTCCCGTGGCTGGCGTCCACGGAATATTGAATGTCGGGGCGCCGGGCGGCGATCAGGGTGAGCGGCGCTTCTGGATTGCCAGCGGGGACGAAGCGGATTTCGTTCGAGCTATTCTCGCCGGTGCCGATCAGGATGAAGCGCCGGTCCTGGGTGAGATCGACGCTCACCGTGAAGGCGATATTCTCGGTCTCCTCGTAGAGCGTCCGGGCATTTGCCGGCGGCTGGCCGACCCAGTGCAATTGGGCGCGATAGCTGCGCCAGTTCTCGTTCACCTCGGTGAAGACCACGCCGCGGCTGTCGGCGGTCCAGACGGGTCGGCCGATGCCGACCTCGGTCACGGTCTCGATGTCCTGACCGGTGGCGAGGTCGCGGATGCGCAGCTGGAAGCGTTCCGAGCCATCGTCGTCGATCAGGATCGCGGCAAGCCTGCCGTCCGGGCTGACCTGCATCGCGCCCAGCCGGTAATAGTCCTTGCCCGCGGCCTCGGCGGCTTCGTCGAGGATCACCTGCGGCTCGCCGCCGGCCGCTGGCCGGCGATACCAGGTGCGGTACTGCGCGCCGGGCTGGAAGGCCCACCAATAGGCGTAATCGCCATCGCGGACGGGGACCGAGCTGTCGTCCTCCTGGATGCGGCCGCGCATTTCCTGGAACAAGGTGTCGATCAGGGGCCGGTGTGGCGCCATCGCCGCCTCGAAATAGGCGTTCTCGGCGCGCAGATAAGCGAGCACATCCTCGTCATCGACCGTCGGATAGGATTGGTCGCGCAGCCAGTGCCAGGGATCCTGGACCGTCACGCCGTGGCGTTCGAAGCTGTACGGGCGCTGCTCGGCGCGCGGCGGGGAGGGGAGGCTGGGCTGGGCGGTCATCGTCTCACTCTGGGGCTGGGCCGCGGCGGAAGTGCCGGCGAGCAGGAAGGCGGCGAGGAAAAGGCGCATGGGCGATCATCCTGGGCTAGGGCGCCGGGCTGGCGCGCGCGTCGGAACGCGCCTATCTAGCGGGCGTTTCGCCAATCGGGAAAGACCCCAATGTCCACTTATGAAGCCCGGCTCGCGGCGCTGCGCGCGCAACTGAAGGCGGATCGGCTCGACGGCTTCGTCGTGCCGCTCACCGACGAGCATATGAGCGAATATGTCGGTTCCTATGCGCAAAGGCTCGCCTGGCTGACCGGCTTCCAGGGCTCGGCCGGATCGGCCGTGGTGCTGCCGGAGGAGGCGGCGATCTTCACCGACGGGCGCTACACGCTGCAGGTGCGCGATCAGGTGGACGGCCGGCACTGGAGCTACCAGTCCGTGCCGGAAACCAGCATCGCCGATTGGCTGAAGGACCATGCGCCGGACGGCGGGCGGATCGGCTACGATCCCTGGCTCCACACCAAGGAGTGGGTGACGAAGGCGCGCGCGGCGCTGGCCGACCGCGGCGCCGAGCTGGTCGCCGTCGGCCGTAATCCGGTCGACGCGGTGTGGGCGGACCAGCCGGAGCCGTCGCGGGCGCGGCTGATCGTCCATCCCGATCGTTATGCCGGCAAATCCTCCGCCGCCAAGCGACAGGAAATGGCGGACTGGCTCAAGGCGCAAAAGGCCGATGCCGCGGTGCTGGCGGCGCTCGATTCGATCGCCTGGACGTTCAACGTGCGGGGCCAGGACGTGGAGCGTACGCCGGTCGCGCTCTCCTTCGCGCTCGTCCATGACGACGGCACCGCCGACCTGTTCGTCGCCTCCGAGAAGGTCGTCGACGATGTGCGCCAGCATCTGGGCAACGGCGTGCGGCTGCACGAGCGCGATGCGTTCGAGCCCGCGCTCGCCGCGCTCGCCGGGAAAACGGTCGCGGTCGATCCCGAACGCTCGGTCGCCGCGATCTTCGAGGCGCTGGAGGGCGCCGGCGCCCATGTCGTCGCCAGGCGCGATCCGGCGGTGTTGCCCAAAGCGATCAAGAACGAGGTCGAAATCGCGGGCCATCAGGCCGCGCAGGCGCGCGATGGCGCGGCGCTGTCGCGGTTCCTGCACTGGCTGTCGATCGAAGCGCCCAAGGGCGGTGTGGACGAGCTCTCGGCCGCCGCCAAGCTTCAGGATTTCCGCCAGCAAGGCGGGGACCTGCGCGATTTGAGCTTCGACACCATTTCCGGCGCCGGGCCGAACGGGGCCATCGTCCATTATCGGGTGAACGCGAAGACCAACCGTCCGCTGGAGATGGATTCGATCTATCTCGTCGATTCCGGCGGCCAATATCCGGACGGTACCACGGACGTGACCCGGACCGTGGTCATCGGCACGCCGACGGCGGAGATGCGGGATCGCTTCACGCGGGTGC
Encoded proteins:
- a CDS encoding TonB-dependent receptor, encoding MTVTKTRKIALQAALLSTAALVCATPAYAQDDASSAEAGSNEAIVITGSRIARRDLTSTSPLTVVGDEEFTLSGSVNVEQVINTLPQVVPGATAFSNNPGGGIATLNLRGLGSQRNLVLVNGRRYIFYSTNQVTDLNTIPQFLIESVDVVTGGASAVYGSDALAGVTNFRLRRDLDGILMGGQYSITEEGDGRRYNAYVAIGSQFADGRGNVAVFAEYYNRGQIMQADRDFSFFALGDSGSSLIPLGSAGVPQGRFVAVGPASVGAGTNYAGSGAFFGTPGTSTPYNGTTDSYNYAPANYLMVPQERWLLGGYGEYEIAPGINAYAEITYVNNRVANELAATPVTQVTDFQLAAIQGLVSAADFAQLQTIAARQQAAIAGGSLAFGPVAAGTLTLPALNPGCTDVNDPTTCQVVRLQANTRTTGIASRNVTDDRNAFRVLAGVRGDLTDTLTYDVYYMFSRTRNASVQLGNVSRSAFTRLAGNGTCNVFGENQLSEDCIRQISILAQNGTISQLQVAQASISGPLFTFGSATDPVAFAAGVEWRSMGAEFIPDTALSSGDVVGFNAGQPTAGSYDAKEAFLELRIPIVQDGFIHRFELSGAVRYSDYSLANVGGVWAYAAGAEFAPVRDITFRGQYQRAIRAPNVGELFGGRSVGFPPATDPCAGAAAIPAGPLRDTCIATGVPASALGTGLILQPNAQIQGAFGGNPNLQEEVGDTWTAGVVLRPSFIPRLNITVDWYDIRIQNSIAAAGGGVNNILNLCYNVIQNASSGICGLISRDPLGVISGPPFVVTATLANLSEFNTEGIDFQIDYSLPINTSLWGSGTSRLSFFLLGNYSWNNSFTPLVDLPDDVVECAGFFGLSCGNPTPTWKWSSRLSWMDGPMTTSLRWRHVGAVDDDNPGTVFVVDRIGSYDLFDLSFGFNVNDNLTLNLGVNNLFDKSPPIIGNNQEQANTYPGVYDVIGRDFFVSASLRF
- the serS gene encoding serine--tRNA ligase; protein product: MLSLQFIRDNPDAVRTAIAQKNVAIDLDALLALDGEVRGLKTRVDTLRAERNAISDGFKSAAPEDRPALGAKAKAIGGEIGVVEGELDGRQADLDALMLRVPNIPWSGAPVGPDESFNVVVRQEGTIPQFDFEPLDHVALIEKNDWADLARITQVAGSRTYCLKGRLAMLEQALMLWAQQRLAADDFTLMTVPALARPQAFVATGHFPGHEEEAYHMPADDLYLAGTGEIALTSLHSGEIVEADKLPILYAGYSPCFRREAGSAGRDVRGLLRVHQFYKLEQYVICRDDDAESARWHRRLLANAEGMLQALEIPYQVIEASTGDMGNGKFRMNDIESWVPSLGKYRETHSCSTLHDWQARRANLRWRDEERKVRFVHTLNNTALASPRILVPLLENHQMADGRVKLPAPLREIMGGDHL
- a CDS encoding acyl-CoA thioesterase, producing MTPFEKRITAGPEDIDELGHVNNAAWVRWIQDMATAHWRAVADPAHVDAYVWVVTRHEIDYLRALGPGESVTGRTWVGEAPKGARFDRHVEFTGDDGKVQVRARTTWAILDKATGRPLRVPPEVAAPFLS
- a CDS encoding S9 family peptidase; translation: MTAQPSLPSPPRAEQRPYSFERHGVTVQDPWHWLRDQSYPTVDDEDVLAYLRAENAYFEAAMAPHRPLIDTLFQEMRGRIQEDDSSVPVRDGDYAYWWAFQPGAQYRTWYRRPAAGGEPQVILDEAAEAAGKDYYRLGAMQVSPDGRLAAILIDDDGSERFQLRIRDLATGQDIETVTEVGIGRPVWTADSRGVVFTEVNENWRSYRAQLHWVGQPPANARTLYEETENIAFTVSVDLTQDRRFILIGTGENSSNEIRFVPAGNPEAPLTLIAARRPDIQYSVDASHGKLWILTNDDHVNFRIAEATPERPDDWRSVIAGSDEVYLRGITAFRDHLVVTERVNGLDQVRLRAYDGAERRIPFAEASYTVGLGGNPEYAPAAYRLGYSSMVTPPTVYDYHPAENRLEVLKVQPIPSGYDPTQYATERLMVPARDGRQIPVSIVYRRDFQRNGEGRVFLYGYGAYGIAMPPGFNTNRISLLDRGYAFAIAHIRGGDDMGYQWYLDGKLDRRTNTFNDFVDAARGLIAANYTRAGRIAAQGGSAGGELMGAVVNSDPELWGAVVADVPFVDVVNTMLDDTLPLTPGEWNEWGNPITDAAAFRYMLSYSPYDNVRAQAYPPLLITGGLNDPRVTYWEPAKWAARLRATRTDGNLQLMKMNMGAGHGGQSGRWSRLTEIAEAYAFVLTQNGGE
- a CDS encoding alpha/beta hydrolase, translating into MRAREAAALASRFYRAFGSLDERGPAGGAKLMVIPGFLATDRTTLGLQRALASAGFRVAGWGMGLNRGVTEDIVDRIAARVERFGAGEKVILVGWSLGGIYARVVAQDRPELVGKVVTLGSPFSGDRRLNNNVWRLYEWVAGHPVNSPPIDRDPQLKPPVPTLAIWSRRDGIVSPAGARGEAHQRDAELEVACSHMGFGVSGRAYPAIVRAIREFS
- a CDS encoding aminopeptidase P family protein, producing the protein MSTYEARLAALRAQLKADRLDGFVVPLTDEHMSEYVGSYAQRLAWLTGFQGSAGSAVVLPEEAAIFTDGRYTLQVRDQVDGRHWSYQSVPETSIADWLKDHAPDGGRIGYDPWLHTKEWVTKARAALADRGAELVAVGRNPVDAVWADQPEPSRARLIVHPDRYAGKSSAAKRQEMADWLKAQKADAAVLAALDSIAWTFNVRGQDVERTPVALSFALVHDDGTADLFVASEKVVDDVRQHLGNGVRLHERDAFEPALAALAGKTVAVDPERSVAAIFEALEGAGAHVVARRDPAVLPKAIKNEVEIAGHQAAQARDGAALSRFLHWLSIEAPKGGVDELSAAAKLQDFRQQGGDLRDLSFDTISGAGPNGAIVHYRVNAKTNRPLEMDSIYLVDSGGQYPDGTTDVTRTVVIGTPTAEMRDRFTRVLKGHIGIARARFPAGTRGSQLDSFARQFLWEAGLDYAHGTGHGVGSFLAVHEGPQRISPVGSSQPGGDEPLRAGMILSNEPGYYKTGAYGIRIENLVLVVPVEIQGAEKDLLGFETLTFAPIERRLIDVGLLGDGERAWVDAYHAKVLDIVGPQLDGEALAWLEEQCAPLI